The Papaver somniferum cultivar HN1 chromosome 3, ASM357369v1, whole genome shotgun sequence genome includes a region encoding these proteins:
- the LOC113355139 gene encoding probable linoleate 9S-lipoxygenase 5, which yields MMLQKFKDLLCICKHKKQKWIGSNNNSSVNNDDGKLMVMKKKKKKKMKIKGSVILMKKNVLDFSDFHASLLDRVQELLGHGVSFQLITIPSSSSKSSSLENKGKPGKAAYLEEWVTTATPLATGESMFKVTFDWDDQETQGIPGAFIVKNFHHSQFYLKSLTLEDVPVVGRIHFVCNSWVYPTHRYKYDRVFFTNQTYLPHNTPEPLRKYRQDELINLRGDGTGELKEWDRVYDYAFYNDLGDPDKGPKYARPVLGGSTEYPYPRRGKTGRAPTKTDLSTESRLPLIISLDIYVPRDERFGHLKMSDFLAYALKSLVQVLVPEIKALCDSTPNEFDTFQDIFNLYEGGIQLPTGPLSKIKDAIPFEMLKELIRTDGENLLKLPLPQVIKEDKFAWRTDEEFGREMLAGVNPVDIRLLQEFPPTSKLDPKLYGNQTSSITGGHIEKYLNGLTVDEAISKNKLFILNHHDTLMPYLNRINTTSTKMYASRTLLFLKDDGTLKPLAIELSLPHSQGEQHGAVSKIFTPAEEGVEGSIWQLAKAYAAVNDSGVHQLISHWLNTHAAIEPFVIATNRQLSVLHPIHKLLHPHFRDTMNINALARQILINAGGVLENTVFPAKFSMEMSSAVYKNWVFTDHALPKDLMKRGIAVPDTNSPHGLRLLIEDYPYAVDGLEIWSAIEKWVHDYCTYYYPNDGLIQGDTELQAWWSEIRNVGHGDKKNEPWWPKMQTLSDLTQSCTIIIWVASALHAAVNFGQYQYAGFLPNRPTISRRFMPEPGTPEYAELERNPDLAFLKTITSQLQTLLGISLIEILSRHSSDEVYLGQRDTPEWTSDKPPLEAFKQFGDKLVEIENRIIEMNENKMWRNRYGPVKVPYTLLYPSTSDYSRVGGLTGRGIPNSVSL from the exons ATGATGTTACAGAAATTTAAGGATCTGTTGTGTATTTGTAAACATAAGAAACAGAAATGGATTGGGAGTAATAACAATAGCTCTGTTAATAATGATGATGGGAAgttgatggtgatgaagaagaagaagaagaagaaaatgaagataaaaGGGTCGGtgatattgatgaagaagaatgtATTGGATTTCAGTGATTTCCATGCTTCTTTGCTTGATAGAGTTCAAGAGTTATTGGGTCATGGCGTCTCTTTTCAACTCATCACTATTCCTTCAtcctcttctaaatcatcatcacTAG AGAATAAGGGGAAACCTGGTAAAGCCGCTTACCTAGAAGAGTGGGTTACAACAGCTACACCGTTGGCAACTGGTGAGTCCATGTTCAAGGTTACATTCGATTGGGACGACCAAGAAACTCAGGGGATTCCTGGAGCTTTCATTgttaagaattttcatcacagtcAGTTCTACCTTAAGAGTCTTACTCTGGAAGATGTTCCAGTTGTCGGTCGCATCCATTTTGTTTGCAATTCTTGGGTTTACCCTACCCATAGATACAAGTATGACCGTGTTTTCTTCACAAACCAG ACATACCTTCCGCACAATACGCCAGAGCCATTACGTAAGTACAGACAAGATGAGTTGATAAATCTTAGAGGAGATGGAACAGGGGAGCTCAAGGAATGGGACAGAGTTTATGACTACGCATTTTACAATGACTTGGGTGATCCTGACAAGGGCCCAAAATATGCACGTCCTGTTCTAGGAGGATCCACTGAGTACCCTTACCCTCGAAGAGGAAAAACTGGTCGAGCACCTACAAAAAcag ATCTCAGCACAGAGAGCAGATTACCATTAATCATCAGTTTAGACATTTATGTTCCTCGAGACGAACGGTTTGGTCACTTGAAGATGTCAGATTTCCTTGCTTATGCACTGAAATCACTAGTTCAGGTTTTGGTACCCGAGATCAAAGCTTTGTGTGACAGCACTCCAAACGAATTTGATACATTTCAAGACATATTTAACCTCTACGAGGGAGGAATTCAACTACCCACAGGCCCACTAAGCAAAATAAAGGATGCCATTCCTTTTGAGATGCTTAAAGAACTCATTCGTACAGACGGCGAAAACTTACTCAAATTACCATTACCTCAAGTAATCAAAG AGGATAAGTTCGCTTGGAGAACAGATGAAGAATTTGGCCGAGAAATGCTGGCTGGAGTAAACCCTGTTGACATTCGTCTTTTACAG GAGTTTCCACCAACTAGCAAGCTGGATCCCAAACTATACGGTAATCAGACCAGTTCAATAACCGGAGGACACATTGAGAAATATCTAAATGGATTAACTGTAGATGAG GCTATCAGCAAAAACAAGCTATTTATATTAAATCATCATGACACATTGATGCCATACCTGAACCGGATAAATACAACTTCGACCAAAATGTATGCCTCGAGAACACTCCTCTTCCTGAAAGATGATGGAACTCTAAAGCCTTTAGCAATTGAGCTGAGCTTACCACACTCACAAGGAGAACAACATGGTGCTGTTAGTAAAATCTTCACACCAGCAGAAGAAGGTGTTGAGGGTTCAATCTGGCAACTGGCAAAAGCTTATGCAGCTGTGAATGACTCTGGTGTTCATCAACTCATCAGCCACTG GTTAAACACACACGCAGCGATCGAGCCATTCGTTATTGCAACAAACAGGCAATTGAGCGTGCTTCACCCAATTCACAAACTCCTACATCCTCATTTCCGAGACACGATGAATATAAATGCCCTGGCTAGACAGATTCTCATCAATGCTGGTGGTGTTCTCGAGAACACAGTCTTTCCTGCAAAATTCTCCATGGAAATGTCTTCTGCAGTTTACAAAAATTGGGTTTTCACAGATCACGCACTCCCAAAGGATCTAATGAAGAG AGGGATTGCAGTTCCAGACACAAACTCACCTCATGGACTTCGCCTACTGATTGAAGACTATCCATATGCTGTTGACGGACTTGAAATTTGGTCAGCAATCGAGAAATGGGTCCATGACTATTGCACTTACTACTATCCCAATGATGGCTTGATCCAAGGTGATACGGAGCTCCAAGCATGGTGGTCGGAGATCCGCAACGTAGGTCATGGGGACAAAAAAAATGAACCGTGGTGGCCCAAAATGCAAACTTTATCAGACCTAACTCAATCATGCACCATCATCATATGGGTCGCTTCAGCTCTTCATGCAGCTGTTAATTTTGGTCAGTATCAATATGCGGGATTCCTCCCCAACCGCCCAACCATAAGCCGTCGCTTCATGCCAGAGCCTGGCACTCCCGAGTATGCTGAGCTTGAGAGAAACCCTGACTTGGCATTTCTGAAAACAATCACGAGTCAGCTTCAAACCTTACTTGGCATATCCCTGATAGAGATCTTGTCTAGGCATTCTTCAGATGAGGTTTATCTAGGGCAGAGAGACACTCCTGAATGGACATCAGATAAACCACCACTTGAGGCGTTTAAGCAATTTGGAGATAAGCTGGTTGAAATCGAAAACAGAATAATAGAGATGAACGAAAATAAGATGTGGCGAAATAGGTATGGGCCTGTTAAGGTGCCATATACCTTACTTTATCCAAGTACTTCTGATTATAGCAGAGTTGGTGGACTCACTGGCCGGGGAATTCCCAACAGTGTATCTCTCTAA